From the Calditrichota bacterium genome, the window ACCGGTATTACTTATCTGAAAGGTTTTGCTGTCATCGGTTGTCCCAAAATCAAGCGTTGTCGGAGAAACGGAAAGTGTTGGATTAACAGATACTTCCCCCTCAGAAAAAAATCCTGATGATTCGCGATAGCTACTGCTAAGTGCTGCGCCTATTCCACCTGACTGAGCTACAGCATCGACCAATTGATAATTAGCTGATTGGGCAGGAGCGCCGCCCATATCAACAACATCCTTCTTTAGTGTGTAGTTGGCGCTGGATTGGCTTTGTGCAGTTCCCGCTTTTAAAAACAGAAATATAAACGGAAGGAGCACAATAAACGCCAGCCATTTTTTATGTTTCAGCATTGTGAACCTCCCTTTTAATCATTTTTGTTTATTTGATTTTGTAAAGCTTCAATCATTTTCTGCTGCTGTTTGATGGCTTCAATTAACACAGGAATAATTTCATTGTAAGCCACTCCCTTTTCGCCATTCTCGTCTGTTTTAACCATTTCTGGAAAGACCTTTTCAAGTTCCTGGGAGATGACGCCAAAATGTTTTCCTTCGGGAAGCTCTCTATCTTTATACTCCAAAGTTTTCCAGTTATAACTTACTCCTTTTATATTTAATAATTTTTTCAAAGGATTTTTAATATCAGCGATATTTTTTTTAAGTTTGATGTCTGATGAGTAATAACCACCTGTTGCGTACACCGATCCATGCACATAAAGTGCATACGTTGCGCTTGTGCCAGTACCATTGATTACAGCATGATCTTTGACTATGAGATCATCATCACAACTGAGATCGTCACCAGCAACGACATCAGCATCAGCATAGACATCAACAAGTCCATGAACCATCCGTCCTTGTACAAAGTCATCAGCAATCACATCATTTGATGCAACGACGCAATCGCTTCCATAAGATGATGACGGCGAACCAGCAATGACGCAATCGGCTGCTTTCACATCGTTATTCGCAAAAATCGACCCGGATACTGGCGACCAAATACCGCTACCCACCTTAAGTGAATTCATTTGTATGTTGGCGGATGAAGATATATCACTACCGGTTATGGTGCCATTGGTTATCATACTGGTGGTGATGCTATTGTTTTGTCCTTCGTTAACATAGCGGCCGTCGGTGTAGGATGTTTTTAAGGCGACATTATTGGAATTGACAGTAATTCCTGTTCCAGCTCCCACATTCACAGTCACATCACCTGATGTTCCTCCGCCCGTTAAACCGCTGCCGGCATTAACAGCGGTAATGTCTCCTCCACCGCCAGAGGCAGAAATGGTAATTTTGTTTTGTGAATCGTTAGGATTAATTGAGATTCCTGAGCCAGCGACAAGATCAATATTCCCGCCATCGTTTTTAACGCCATCAATACTGCTCACAAAATCTGGAGTGATTTTAGCGGCGGTAACAGCATTACTCTGAATCATAGAGCTGCTAACACTGTTGCTTTGTCCTTCGTTCACGTAACGTCCGTCGGTGTAAGAAGTCTTTAATGCCACATCATTGGAATTGACTGTAATACCGGTCCCAGCGCCGACATCCAATTTTGCATCACCGGATTCAGCTCCACCGGTCAAGCCATTTCCTGCTTCAACTTTTGTGATGTCACCACCGCCGGCACCTCCGGATGATGATATAGTAATTTTATTCCCTGCAGCGTTTGGTGTAATGTTAACGTTACTTCCGGCGACAAGGTCAATATTACCGCTGCTATTGGGAACAACATTATTCAATTTTTGTAAGAAAGCCGAGGCATCTTTGCCGCCCAATTTATCAGCTTCGTAAGCACGGAAAC encodes:
- a CDS encoding tail fiber domain-containing protein, translated to MLKKSFLSVLLFLFLAFVAYATIPQKINYQGYLTDNTGAPITTSTPLEITFSIYSSETTTSFLWQATYKVDVTAGRFNILLGDPDYLGANKEIPNTVFNGSIRYLGIKVGTDAEMTPRKKLVSVGNSFRAYEADKLGGKDASAFLQKLNNVVPNSSGNIDLVAGSNVNITPNAAGNKITISSSGGAGGGDITKVEAGNGLTGGAESGDAKLDVGAGTGITVNSNDVALKTSYTDGRYVNEGQSNSVSSSMIQSNAVTAAKITPDFVSSIDGVKNDGGNIDLVAGSGISINPNDSQNKITISASGGGGDITAVNAGSGLTGGGTSGDVTVNVGAGTGITVNSNNVALKTSYTDGRYVNEGQNNSITTSMITNGTITGSDISSSANIQMNSLKVGSGIWSPVSGSIFANNDVKAADCVIAGSPSSSYGSDCVVASNDVIADDFVQGRMVHGLVDVYADADVVAGDDLSCDDDLIVKDHAVINGTGTSATYALYVHGSVYATGGYYSSDIKLKKNIADIKNPLKKLLNIKGVSYNWKTLEYKDRELPEGKHFGVISQELEKVFPEMVKTDENGEKGVAYNEIIPVLIEAIKQQQKMIEALQNQINKND